One window of Legionella pneumophila subsp. pneumophila str. Philadelphia 1 genomic DNA carries:
- the ptsP gene encoding phosphoenolpyruvate--protein phosphotransferase, whose amino-acid sequence MLKILKRIVQDVTAASDLKEALGILVQRINTAINAEAVSVYLIDNKNAEYVLIATEGLNKQAEFRVRIALDCGLIGLIGRREEPINIENAPSHPDFYHNPLIGEDHLNAFLGVPIIQHRKLYGVLVVQQLEQRYFDDAEESFLITLAAQLGGIIAHAEATGELAELTQPKKGIGVDKVEATYTALTGIGSVPGIGIGTAVVVYPPADIDAVPRNPVEELEDEINAFYEALETTRDDIRRLSKRMKETVAEEEHALFDVYLRILDRDSLGAEVEHVIREEKISAQAALATVIKKHVQQFESMGDDYLRERASDFRDLGRRVLAELQRTQREEIVYPKRTILIGEEITAAALAEVPEGQLAGVVSAKGSNNSHVAILARALGVPTVMGLRGLKVELVSRRALIVDGYYGHVYISPSKSLLAEFKQLAQEEQELNQSLVSLRDKPAETTDNYRVSLQVNTGLAMDAGLSMSVGAEGVGLYRSEVPFMSRDRFPSEDEQTIIYRQTLKAFAPRLVTMRTLDIGGDKILPYFPVEEENPYLGWRGIRITLDHPDVFLIQVRAMMRASEELDNLRIMLPMVTTLSEVEEAVYLIEQAFEELVEEGCEIVKPKIGVMIEVPAAAYLAREMAKRVDFISVGSNDLTQYLLAVDRNNARVAALYDPLHPAMLRTLLKIVEGGHAAGVEVSICGEMASDPLAVILLIAMGFDTLSMNSASLPRVKWVIRNFAIANARKILAEVLEFEHPAEIRFHLQKALEEEGLGGLIRAGKS is encoded by the coding sequence ATGCTTAAAATACTTAAACGGATAGTACAAGATGTTACCGCTGCCAGTGATTTGAAAGAAGCACTTGGCATTTTGGTGCAACGTATTAATACAGCCATTAATGCAGAGGCTGTTTCCGTTTATCTTATTGATAATAAAAATGCTGAATACGTATTGATAGCCACGGAAGGTTTGAACAAGCAGGCAGAGTTTAGAGTCAGAATTGCTCTTGATTGCGGTCTTATCGGGTTGATAGGACGAAGAGAGGAACCTATCAATATAGAAAATGCTCCCTCTCATCCGGATTTTTATCATAATCCATTAATCGGCGAAGATCACCTGAACGCTTTTTTAGGCGTCCCTATTATTCAACATAGAAAATTATACGGTGTTTTAGTTGTACAACAGCTTGAACAACGTTATTTTGATGATGCTGAAGAATCATTTCTTATTACCTTGGCGGCTCAATTAGGCGGGATTATTGCTCATGCAGAGGCAACAGGTGAATTGGCCGAGTTAACACAACCTAAAAAGGGTATAGGCGTCGACAAGGTAGAAGCGACTTATACTGCACTGACTGGAATAGGCAGTGTTCCTGGTATAGGAATTGGTACTGCCGTGGTTGTGTACCCACCTGCGGATATTGATGCTGTCCCTCGTAATCCGGTTGAAGAATTGGAAGATGAAATCAATGCGTTTTATGAAGCTTTGGAAACGACAAGAGATGATATCAGGCGTTTAAGTAAACGCATGAAAGAAACTGTTGCTGAGGAAGAGCATGCTTTATTCGATGTGTATTTAAGAATTTTGGATAGGGATAGCTTGGGTGCTGAAGTAGAGCATGTGATTCGTGAAGAGAAAATCAGCGCTCAAGCTGCCCTGGCTACAGTGATCAAGAAACACGTGCAGCAATTTGAAAGCATGGGCGATGATTATCTGCGCGAACGAGCCAGCGATTTCCGTGATTTGGGCCGAAGAGTTTTGGCGGAATTACAACGTACCCAAAGAGAAGAAATTGTTTATCCGAAGAGAACCATTTTAATAGGAGAAGAAATTACTGCTGCCGCTCTGGCAGAAGTTCCAGAAGGGCAATTGGCTGGTGTCGTTTCAGCTAAAGGCTCCAATAACTCCCATGTTGCTATTTTAGCGAGAGCTCTCGGTGTACCTACTGTGATGGGGTTGAGAGGATTAAAAGTAGAGTTGGTATCGCGTCGGGCTTTGATTGTTGATGGCTATTATGGGCATGTTTATATCTCTCCTTCCAAATCATTATTAGCGGAATTTAAGCAATTAGCTCAAGAAGAACAGGAATTAAACCAAAGCCTGGTAAGCTTGCGTGATAAACCAGCTGAAACTACTGATAACTACAGAGTCTCTTTGCAAGTCAATACCGGCTTGGCAATGGATGCCGGTTTATCAATGAGTGTTGGCGCTGAAGGAGTTGGTTTATACCGTTCAGAAGTACCATTTATGAGTCGAGATCGATTCCCTTCAGAAGATGAGCAGACCATTATTTACAGACAGACTCTCAAGGCCTTTGCTCCACGTTTGGTGACTATGCGTACCCTGGATATTGGTGGAGACAAAATTCTACCTTATTTTCCAGTTGAAGAGGAAAACCCTTATTTAGGATGGCGTGGAATAAGGATAACTCTTGATCATCCAGATGTCTTCCTGATTCAGGTTCGTGCCATGATGCGTGCCAGTGAGGAACTGGATAATTTACGTATCATGTTGCCTATGGTCACAACACTTAGCGAAGTAGAGGAAGCCGTTTATTTGATTGAACAGGCATTTGAAGAGCTGGTGGAAGAGGGGTGCGAAATAGTAAAACCCAAAATTGGTGTGATGATTGAAGTGCCTGCCGCTGCTTATCTGGCAAGAGAAATGGCGAAACGAGTAGATTTTATTTCGGTGGGTAGTAACGATCTTACCCAATATTTATTGGCTGTGGATAGAAATAACGCCCGAGTTGCCGCACTTTATGATCCCTTGCATCCAGCCATGTTGCGTACATTGCTAAAAATAGTCGAAGGAGGGCATGCGGCTGGTGTTGAGGTGAGTATTTGTGGCGAAATGGCCAGCGATCCTTTAGCGGTGATTTTGTTAATTGCTATGGGTTTTGACACCTTAAGCATGAATTCCGCCAGTTTACCCAGGGTGAAATGGGTTATTCGCAATTTTGCTATCGCGAATGCCCGTAAAATTCTGGCAGAAGTTTTGGAATTTGAACATCCTGCTGAAATACGATTTCATTTGCAAAAGGCTCTAGAAGAGGAAGGATTAGGGGGATTAATCAGAGCAGGAAAGTCATGA
- a CDS encoding RNA pyrophosphohydrolase yields MVIDRAGYRLNVGIILVNDSDRVFWGRRSGHDAWQFPQGGLAPGETAMQAMYRELHEEVGLDKGDVEILGSTRRWLKYRLPKQYLRHGSEPLVIGQKQKWYLLKLVTSEQKVRLDLSDSPEFDSWRWVDFHEPEQQVIFFKRQVYIQALKELEPLLKKERRTPYGLKRKRGNQRA; encoded by the coding sequence ATGGTTATCGATCGTGCCGGATATCGCTTGAATGTAGGTATTATACTCGTCAACGATTCCGATAGAGTTTTTTGGGGGAGACGAAGCGGGCATGACGCTTGGCAATTCCCGCAAGGTGGATTGGCACCAGGCGAGACAGCCATGCAAGCAATGTATCGTGAATTGCATGAAGAAGTGGGGTTAGATAAAGGTGATGTTGAAATATTGGGTTCGACCAGGCGTTGGCTAAAGTATCGACTTCCGAAGCAATATTTGCGTCATGGCAGTGAGCCTTTGGTGATTGGCCAGAAACAAAAATGGTATTTGTTAAAGCTTGTAACAAGCGAGCAAAAAGTCAGATTGGATTTGAGTGATTCTCCCGAATTCGATAGCTGGCGGTGGGTGGATTTTCATGAGCCTGAGCAACAAGTTATTTTCTTTAAGAGGCAGGTTTATATTCAAGCGTTAAAAGAATTAGAACCTTTGTTAAAAAAAGAACGCCGTACCCCTTATGGCTTAAAACGTAAAAGAGGTAATCAAAGAGCTTAG
- the ansA gene encoding asparaginase, with the protein MKKRVLIINTGGTISSIKTSHGYEPSPGFIQKALADIPALKHQDMPDYVIKEYQPLLDSSNMTVTEWNRIARDIAHEYEQFDGFVVLHGTDTMAYTASALSFMLEYLGKPVIVTGSQIPLSEIRNDATDNLITSLWLCAHQPIHEVCIYFNQHLFRGNRTQKISAQRFNAFDSPNYPPLASIGIDIELHQHRLLPHPKAPFHLQTITPHFIANFRLFPGFASDVLEYILNQPLRGLILETYGAGNAQNNDPRFLSLLKEACGRGVIIINCTQCHQGKVEMNQYATGHTLKEAGLISGHDMTPEAAHCKLLYLLSKNLEIPEIKKLIETNLCGELQI; encoded by the coding sequence ATGAAAAAACGAGTTTTAATTATCAATACTGGCGGCACAATCAGTAGCATAAAAACATCGCATGGTTATGAGCCTTCACCGGGATTCATTCAAAAAGCGTTGGCAGACATTCCTGCTCTAAAACATCAAGACATGCCTGACTACGTTATCAAAGAATATCAGCCGCTACTTGATTCCTCTAATATGACCGTCACGGAATGGAACAGGATTGCCAGAGATATTGCTCACGAATACGAACAGTTTGACGGATTTGTTGTATTACATGGCACTGATACCATGGCTTACACTGCTTCCGCTTTGTCATTTATGTTGGAGTATTTGGGAAAACCCGTCATAGTCACTGGTTCACAGATTCCTTTATCCGAGATTCGTAACGATGCGACAGATAATCTAATTACTTCCTTATGGCTTTGTGCTCATCAACCTATCCATGAAGTATGCATCTACTTTAATCAACATTTGTTTCGAGGCAATCGCACCCAAAAAATCAGTGCCCAACGCTTCAATGCTTTTGATTCACCCAACTACCCACCCTTGGCATCGATTGGTATCGATATCGAGTTACATCAACACCGTTTATTGCCACACCCCAAAGCACCGTTCCATCTACAAACCATTACTCCTCACTTTATCGCAAACTTCCGCCTGTTCCCAGGCTTTGCCTCTGACGTTCTTGAATACATTTTAAATCAACCTTTACGAGGTTTAATCCTTGAAACCTATGGGGCAGGTAATGCCCAGAACAATGATCCAAGATTTTTAAGTTTGCTTAAGGAGGCTTGCGGCAGGGGGGTTATTATTATTAATTGCACCCAATGCCACCAGGGGAAAGTGGAAATGAATCAATACGCAACAGGACATACTTTAAAAGAAGCAGGCTTGATTAGCGGCCATGATATGACACCTGAGGCGGCTCATTGCAAATTGCTGTATTTATTAAGCAAGAATCTGGAAATCCCTGAAATCAAAAAACTGATTGAAACCAATTTGTGTGGTGAACTGCAGATTTAA